A genomic region of Anas platyrhynchos isolate ZD024472 breed Pekin duck chromosome 19, IASCAAS_PekinDuck_T2T, whole genome shotgun sequence contains the following coding sequences:
- the ARHGDIA gene encoding rho GDP-dissociation inhibitor 1: MAEQEPTAEQLAQIAAENEEDEHSVNYKPPAQKSIQEIQELDKDDESLRKYKEALLGAVTVTADPNAPNVVVTKLTLVCATAPGPLELDLTGDLESYKKQAFVLKEGVEYRIKISFRVNREIVSGLKYIQHTFRKGVKIDKTEYMVGSYGPRAEEYEFLTPMEEAPKGMLARGSYNIKSKFTDDDKTDHLSWEWNLTIKKDWKD; this comes from the exons ATGGCGGAGCAGGAGCCAACGGCAGAGCAGCTGGCCCAGATTGCAGCTGAGAACGAGGAGGATGAGCACTCCGTCAACTATAAGCCACCTGCCCAGAAGAGCATCCAGGAGATCCAGGAGCTGGACAAGGACGATGAGAGCCTGCGCAAGTACAAGGAGGCGCTGCTTGGTGCCGTCACCGTGACTGCGG ACCCTAACGCTCCAAACGTGGTGGTGACCAAACTGACGTTGGTCTGTGCTACTGCTCCCGGCCCTCTGGAGCTGGACCTGACAG GTGACCTGGAGAGTTACAAGAAGCAGGCGTTTGTGCTGAAGGAGGGTGTGGAATACCGGATAAAAATCTCCTTTAGG GTTAACAGGGAGATTGTGTCAGGGCTGAAGTACATTCAGCACACGTTCCGGAAAGGAGTGAAAA tTGACAAGACTGAGTACATGGTTGGGAGCTACGGCCCCCGAGCAGAGGAGTACGAGTTCCTGACCCCCATGGAAGAAGCCCCCAAGGGCATGCTGGCCCGGGGCAGCTACAACATCAAATCCAAATTCACAGATGATGATAAGACTGACCACCTGTCCTGGGAGTGGAACCTGACCATCAAGAAGGATTGGAAGGACTAG